A single window of Helicobacter jaachi DNA harbors:
- the flgE gene encoding flagellar hook protein FlgE has product MLRSLWSGVSGMQAHQIALDVESNNIANVNTVGFKYSRASFVDMLSQIKLIATSPYKNGLGGQNDFSIGLGVGIDATTKVFSQGNTQNTDVKTDIAIEGDGFFIISPDRGTTHNYTRNGEFLFDANGNLVTTGGYVVQGWVRPPLEAAESGTMSDFDFFRVDNTGPVRNIQIDPGMVMPARATKTITLRANLNAGRHIEQMQEVAALDSTARTAADGISPLYDSRGVLMQVGEDMGVLFNDDGDAFSLNENQGIWLSYKTAMIKHDTVATSDVSTIGINGEQVSFSNNSAITGVSSIVAAQNAINSLRDKTGVSAYVDAGQLRIENRNQMDGGEKVKNVRITANGTGVFQNFVKGEEDITAFRYRYTKSEDADSTTGQFRTTEDLRALIQYDANMIKNPEKTYQESTASVGVTLNRWGMFEIINNDDADDEQRNLSLYVTSHFSDNVTNNVLFKETMKALNTASLIEGGSAVNTGKMVKATHATSVDIVDSLGSKHNIRFEFWKTGDAIWSFRAVVPEPAQFVGGSATKPNVFEGGRATFNSDGSLSGMNPPVLHFDPKNGSKGPQRLELKFGANESFGGLTSVDKISETYAINQNGYQAGDLMDIRFDSNGSLLGAFSNGRSIALAQVALANFANNTGLQAEGGNVFSQTGNSGEPMIGAANTGRRGGVSGSKLEMSNVDLSRSLTQLIVVQRGFQANSKAVTTSDQILNTLLNLKQ; this is encoded by the coding sequence ATGTTAAGGTCTTTATGGTCAGGTGTTAGCGGTATGCAGGCGCACCAAATCGCGCTTGATGTGGAGAGTAACAACATTGCCAATGTGAATACAGTTGGTTTTAAATACTCGAGGGCATCTTTTGTGGATATGCTTTCGCAAATTAAACTCATCGCGACTTCGCCTTACAAAAATGGGCTAGGAGGGCAAAATGACTTCTCAATCGGCTTGGGTGTTGGGATTGATGCGACTACAAAGGTTTTTTCACAAGGAAATACGCAAAATACTGATGTAAAAACAGATATTGCTATTGAGGGCGATGGATTTTTTATCATTTCTCCCGATAGAGGCACGACGCATAATTATACGCGTAATGGTGAGTTTTTGTTTGATGCGAATGGAAATCTTGTAACCACTGGCGGATATGTCGTGCAAGGCTGGGTGCGCCCACCACTTGAGGCTGCAGAATCTGGCACAATGAGTGATTTTGACTTCTTTAGGGTGGATAATACAGGACCTGTGAGAAATATCCAAATAGACCCAGGTATGGTAATGCCTGCGCGCGCGACAAAGACTATTACTCTGCGTGCTAACCTTAATGCTGGGCGACATATAGAGCAAATGCAAGAAGTTGCAGCACTAGATTCTACTGCAAGAACGGCAGCTGATGGGATTAGTCCGCTCTATGATTCTCGTGGTGTGCTTATGCAAGTGGGTGAGGATATGGGCGTGCTATTTAATGATGATGGCGATGCATTTTCACTTAATGAAAATCAAGGCATTTGGCTAAGCTACAAAACAGCTATGATTAAGCATGACACAGTGGCAACTAGTGATGTAAGCACCATAGGCATTAATGGTGAACAAGTGAGCTTTTCTAATAATTCTGCGATTACGGGGGTTAGCTCCATTGTGGCGGCACAAAATGCTATTAATTCATTGCGCGATAAAACAGGCGTGAGCGCATATGTCGATGCGGGACAATTAAGGATTGAAAACCGCAATCAAATGGACGGCGGTGAGAAAGTGAAAAATGTGCGCATTACAGCTAATGGAACGGGCGTATTTCAAAATTTTGTTAAGGGTGAGGAGGATATTACAGCCTTTAGATACCGCTATACAAAATCTGAAGATGCAGATTCTACTACTGGGCAGTTTAGGACGACAGAGGATTTGCGCGCACTTATTCAATATGATGCCAATATGATTAAAAATCCTGAAAAAACTTACCAAGAAAGCACCGCTTCTGTGGGCGTAACGCTTAATCGCTGGGGTATGTTTGAGATTATCAATAATGATGATGCAGATGATGAGCAGCGCAACCTTAGCTTGTATGTAACAAGCCACTTTTCGGATAATGTAACTAACAATGTGCTTTTCAAAGAAACAATGAAAGCGCTTAATACCGCTTCACTCATTGAGGGCGGCTCGGCTGTGAATACAGGCAAAATGGTCAAAGCCACGCACGCCACAAGTGTGGATATTGTCGATAGTTTGGGTAGTAAGCATAATATCCGCTTTGAGTTTTGGAAAACAGGCGATGCGATATGGAGCTTTAGAGCAGTAGTGCCAGAGCCTGCGCAGTTTGTGGGTGGCTCGGCGACTAAGCCTAATGTCTTTGAAGGAGGGCGCGCGACATTTAATAGCGATGGTTCGCTTTCAGGTATGAATCCACCTGTGCTGCACTTTGACCCCAAAAATGGCAGCAAAGGACCTCAAAGGCTTGAGCTTAAATTTGGTGCAAATGAGAGCTTTGGCGGCTTAACAAGTGTGGATAAAATCTCTGAAACCTATGCGATTAATCAAAATGGCTATCAAGCGGGCGACTTAATGGATATCCGCTTTGACTCAAATGGCTCGCTACTAGGTGCGTTTAGTAATGGACGCTCTATCGCGCTTGCTCAAGTGGCTTTGGCTAACTTTGCCAACAACACAGGCTTGCAAGCAGAGGGCGGGAATGTCTTTTCACAGACAGGAAACTCTGGTGAGCCTATGATTGGTGCGGCAAATACAGGGCGTAGAGGTGGTGTGAGCGGCTCAAAGCTTGAGATGAGTAATGTGGATTTAAGCCGCAGTTTGACGCAACTCATCGTGGTGCAGCGGGGCTTTCAGGCTAACTCAAAGGCTGTAACCACATCAGACCAGATTCTAAACACGCTCCTTAACCTTAAGCAGTAG
- a CDS encoding Sua5 YciO YrdC YwlC family protein, giving the protein MIYLAQCDSTAGLLSRDARALNICKSAPAHKALLIESSSLSTLKRLIRVPNKYKHLIRKSRLKTFIYPNAKAIRLVQDKWHLRFLSAHRALYSTSANLSGQHFNKQWALKACDVVVYDKRGLSQKASSKIYKINNYRIQRRR; this is encoded by the coding sequence ATGATTTATCTCGCACAGTGCGATAGCACCGCAGGATTGTTAAGCCGCGATGCTCGCGCGCTTAATATATGCAAAAGCGCACCCGCGCATAAAGCTCTCCTTATAGAATCTAGCTCGCTTAGCACGCTAAAGCGCCTTATCCGCGTGCCTAATAAATATAAACATCTTATCCGCAAATCTAGGCTAAAGACTTTTATCTACCCCAATGCAAAGGCTATAAGGCTTGTGCAGGATAAATGGCATTTACGATTTTTATCCGCACATAGGGCGCTGTATTCGACTTCGGCAAATCTAAGTGGGCAGCATTTTAATAAACAATGGGCTTTAAAAGCCTGTGATGTCGTGGTGTATGATAAAAGGGGATTATCCCAAAAGGCTAGCTCAAAAATTTATAAAATTAATAATTACAGGATTCAAAGGAGGCGCTAA
- a CDS encoding RNA-binding S4 domain-containing protein, with translation MRVDKFLSSVNILKRRSIAQDMCDEGVVSINNKKVKSSKEVRVGDIIRLHYLEYTKIYEVLALPTTKTIPKSQSSQYFREIFE, from the coding sequence ATGCGTGTGGATAAATTTCTAAGCAGTGTCAATATCCTAAAGCGCCGCTCAATCGCGCAAGATATGTGCGATGAAGGCGTGGTGAGCATCAATAATAAAAAAGTCAAATCTAGCAAAGAAGTGCGTGTGGGGGATATTATCCGCTTGCACTACCTTGAATATACAAAAATTTATGAGGTGCTAGCCCTCCCCACGACAAAAACCATTCCTAAATCTCAAAGTAGCCAATATTTTAGGGAAATTTTTGAATAA
- the carB gene encoding carbamoyl-phosphate synthase large subunit yields MPRRSDIKTILLIGSGPIVIGQACEFDYSGTQAIRTLKSLGYKVVLVNSNPATIMTDPDFADSTYIEPIEPAIIADIIKKEKIDAILPTMGGQTALNVAMQMYESGMLEGIEFLGAKPAAIKKGEDRQAFKEAMIKIGMDLPKSAYAYSEEEALSAAETIGFPLIIRASYTLAGGGSGVAYNIDEFKSLAKNGLQASPINEILIEESLLGWKEYEMEVIRDKNDNCIIVCSIENLDPMGVHTGDSITIAPALTLTDKEYQRMRDASFKILREIGVDTGGSNVQFAINPKNGRMTVIEMNPRVSRSSALASKATGYPIAKVATLLAVGFTLDEITNDMTGTPASFEPSIDYIVTKIPRFTFEKFPKADSTLSTSMKSIGEVMAIGGTFKESLQKALCSLECALFGFNRISTDLDSIKREIRRPNASRLLYIAEGFGLGLNVDSIHEICGIDKWFLNEIREIVEAENLITSEILQNAALMRRLKSYGFSDKNLAYWLEQNEGIEITESEVYQARLALGVVAQYCEVDTCSAEFPSLTSYLYSTIGDYEKIQNLDSKDSIDSTESKILIIGGGPNRIGQGIEFDYCCVHASFALKDLGAKSIMYNCNPETISTDYDISDVLYFEPIDFEHVRAVVEREKPSGIIVHFGGQTPLKLAHLLTKTNAKIIGTSAKVIDIAEDREKFAKFIAKLELKQPKNGIAFDKEQAFAKANDIGFPVLVRPSYVLGGRAMRIVQDNEELKLYMDEVLRVSENSPVLIDKFLEYAIELDVDCVSDGSSVYIGGIMEHIEEAGIHSGDSASCLPSVHISPKMLDEITQTTAKIALSLGVVGLMNVQYAIYQNELYVIEVNPRASRSVPFVSKATGMPLAKVATRVMFNSTLQNLDSILLEALRFYDKYSVVTQIDSKIYTHKRLHYSSVKESVFPFNKLPGADLLLGPEMKSTGEVMGIGANFAIAFAKSQLACKNALPTAGEVFLSLANIDKKEGVKLARGLSELGFSICATEGTCRILREHGIAAKHILKVSEGRPNIIDSMTNKQISLAINTSDKHSNKDDTQLIRTQIIKNAIPYFTTLSAAQMALEAIRSIQKSSIYKAYPLQDYLGAKTL; encoded by the coding sequence ATGCCACGGCGAAGTGATATTAAAACAATTTTATTGATAGGCAGTGGTCCTATTGTCATAGGGCAGGCGTGCGAGTTTGATTATAGTGGCACACAGGCGATTAGGACGCTTAAAAGTCTTGGCTATAAAGTCGTGCTAGTAAATTCAAATCCTGCGACGATTATGACTGACCCAGATTTTGCTGATAGCACTTATATCGAGCCTATCGAGCCTGCAATCATCGCTGACATCATTAAAAAAGAAAAAATCGATGCGATACTGCCCACAATGGGCGGGCAAACTGCGTTAAATGTGGCGATGCAAATGTATGAGAGCGGTATGCTAGAAGGCATCGAATTCCTTGGTGCAAAGCCTGCGGCAATAAAAAAGGGCGAGGATAGACAGGCGTTTAAGGAGGCGATGATAAAAATTGGTATGGATTTGCCTAAGTCTGCTTACGCATATAGCGAAGAGGAGGCTTTGAGCGCGGCAGAAACTATAGGCTTTCCGCTTATAATTCGAGCGAGCTACACCCTTGCAGGTGGGGGCAGCGGCGTGGCGTACAATATCGATGAGTTTAAGTCTTTGGCGAAAAACGGCTTGCAGGCGTCTCCCATAAATGAGATTCTAATCGAGGAGTCGCTGCTTGGCTGGAAAGAGTATGAAATGGAGGTTATCCGCGATAAAAATGATAACTGCATAATCGTGTGTAGCATTGAGAATCTTGACCCTATGGGCGTGCATACGGGAGATTCTATCACTATCGCCCCCGCACTTACTCTCACTGATAAAGAGTATCAGCGAATGCGCGATGCTTCTTTTAAAATCTTGCGAGAAATCGGCGTAGATACGGGCGGCTCTAATGTGCAGTTTGCCATAAATCCAAAAAATGGGCGAATGACCGTAATTGAGATGAATCCGCGTGTATCGCGTAGCTCCGCTCTAGCGAGTAAGGCTACTGGCTATCCTATCGCAAAAGTTGCCACACTTCTTGCCGTGGGCTTCACATTAGATGAAATCACAAATGATATGACCGGCACGCCTGCTAGCTTTGAGCCTAGCATTGATTATATCGTTACGAAGATTCCGCGATTTACTTTTGAGAAGTTTCCTAAGGCGGATAGCACACTTAGCACGAGTATGAAGTCTATTGGCGAAGTGATGGCGATTGGCGGCACTTTTAAGGAGTCGCTGCAAAAGGCGTTGTGTAGCCTTGAGTGCGCCCTTTTTGGCTTTAATAGAATCTCCACTGATTTAGATTCTATAAAGCGTGAAATCCGCCGTCCAAACGCTTCGCGCCTGCTGTATATTGCGGAGGGCTTTGGGCTTGGGCTAAATGTAGATTCTATACATGAGATTTGTGGCATTGATAAGTGGTTTTTGAATGAAATACGCGAGATTGTAGAGGCTGAGAATCTAATCACAAGCGAGATTTTGCAAAATGCCGCCTTAATGCGTCGCCTTAAAAGTTATGGCTTTAGCGATAAAAATCTAGCATATTGGCTAGAGCAAAATGAGGGGATAGAGATAACTGAAAGCGAAGTGTATCAGGCACGCTTGGCTCTTGGCGTAGTAGCGCAGTATTGCGAAGTGGATACATGTAGTGCGGAGTTTCCATCTCTTACGTCGTATCTATACTCCACGATTGGTGATTATGAGAAAATACAGAATCTAGATTCTAAAGATTCTATAGATTCTACAGAATCTAAGATTCTAATAATAGGCGGTGGTCCAAATCGCATCGGTCAAGGCATAGAATTCGATTATTGCTGCGTGCATGCAAGCTTCGCCCTTAAAGACTTAGGCGCGAAAAGCATAATGTATAACTGCAATCCAGAGACGATTAGCACGGATTATGACATTAGCGATGTGCTATATTTTGAGCCTATCGACTTTGAGCATGTGCGCGCTGTCGTGGAGCGTGAAAAGCCAAGCGGGATAATCGTGCATTTTGGCGGGCAAACGCCCTTGAAACTCGCCCATTTGCTAACCAAGACAAACGCAAAAATCATCGGCACAAGCGCGAAAGTAATCGACATCGCCGAGGATAGAGAAAAGTTCGCAAAATTCATCGCAAAGCTAGAGCTAAAACAGCCAAAAAACGGCATTGCATTTGATAAAGAACAAGCCTTTGCAAAGGCAAATGACATAGGCTTCCCCGTGCTTGTGCGTCCTAGCTATGTTTTGGGCGGGCGGGCTATGCGGATAGTGCAGGATAATGAGGAGCTGAAACTCTACATGGACGAGGTTTTGCGTGTGAGTGAGAATAGCCCTGTGCTGATTGATAAATTCCTTGAGTATGCTATCGAGCTTGATGTTGATTGCGTGAGCGATGGCAGCAGCGTGTATATCGGCGGTATTATGGAGCATATTGAGGAGGCAGGGATTCATAGTGGCGACTCGGCGAGCTGCCTGCCTAGTGTGCATATTTCGCCTAAAATGCTAGATGAAATCACGCAGACTACCGCTAAAATCGCTCTTAGTCTAGGCGTGGTGGGGCTAATGAATGTGCAGTATGCGATATATCAAAATGAACTTTATGTGATAGAAGTAAATCCGCGTGCAAGCCGTAGTGTGCCATTTGTTAGCAAGGCTACCGGAATGCCACTAGCAAAGGTTGCGACAAGAGTTATGTTTAATTCAACATTACAGAATCTAGATTCTATATTGTTAGAGGCACTAAGATTCTATGACAAATACAGCGTTGTAACGCAAATAGATTCTAAGATTTATACGCATAAAAGGCTACATTACTCAAGCGTAAAAGAGAGCGTGTTCCCTTTTAATAAACTGCCAGGAGCGGACCTGCTTTTAGGACCAGAGATGAAAAGCACAGGCGAAGTTATGGGCATAGGCGCAAACTTTGCCATTGCATTTGCTAAAAGCCAGCTAGCATGCAAAAATGCCTTGCCCACGGCAGGAGAAGTATTCTTGTCATTGGCTAATATTGATAAAAAAGAGGGCGTTAAACTCGCGCGTGGTTTGAGTGAGCTTGGCTTCTCAATTTGTGCTACAGAGGGGACTTGCCGCATTTTGCGCGAGCATGGCATTGCAGCAAAACATATCCTTAAAGTGAGCGAGGGGCGACCAAATATCATTGATAGTATGACAAATAAGCAAATTAGCCTTGCTATTAACACAAGCGATAAGCATTCTAATAAGGACGACACCCAGCTTATTCGCACACAAATTATTAAAAATGCTATTCCTTATTTCACTACGCTTTCAGCCGCGCAAATGGCACTTGAGGCAATTAGGAGCATTCAAAAAAGCAGCATTTATAAAGCCTATCCTTTGCAGGATTATCTAGGCGCTAAAACTTTATAG
- the purU gene encoding formyltetrahydrofolate deformylase — MPAQRVILISTPDKKGLIYHISSVLYELGLNIERNDEYVDREHEHFFMRTHTRGYVEDTILADKLKAALTEQSIVKIQPVEKKRIILLCTKENHCVGDLLLRHDSGELNAHIEAIISNYEILKPLADKFHIPFMHIPVGNLTREAHESRLLEAILPLKCHYLILAKYMRILSPHFTQHFGHNIINIHHSFLPAFIGANPYKQAYERGVKLIGATAHFVNEHLDEGPIITQDVIHINHSYSWQDMQRAGRDIEKIVLARALNLALEDRIFVHGNKTIIF, encoded by the coding sequence ATGCCTGCACAGCGCGTTATTCTCATTAGCACACCCGATAAAAAGGGACTTATTTATCATATTTCATCGGTGTTGTATGAGCTTGGGCTTAATATCGAGCGCAATGATGAGTATGTCGATAGGGAGCATGAACATTTTTTTATGCGCACACATACGCGCGGATATGTGGAGGATACAATCCTAGCAGATAAGCTCAAAGCCGCTCTCACAGAGCAAAGCATAGTCAAAATCCAGCCTGTGGAGAAAAAGCGCATTATTTTGCTTTGCACAAAGGAAAACCACTGCGTTGGTGATTTGCTCTTGCGGCACGATAGCGGTGAGCTTAATGCGCATATTGAGGCAATTATTAGTAATTATGAGATTCTAAAGCCCTTAGCAGATAAATTTCATATCCCATTTATGCATATTCCTGTGGGGAATCTCACGCGAGAAGCGCATGAAAGCAGGCTTTTAGAGGCTATTTTGCCACTTAAGTGCCATTATCTTATCCTTGCTAAGTATATGCGGATTCTATCGCCGCATTTCACGCAGCATTTTGGGCATAATATTATTAACATTCATCATAGTTTTTTGCCTGCTTTCATTGGCGCTAATCCATACAAACAAGCCTATGAACGCGGCGTGAAGCTTATTGGCGCAACAGCACATTTTGTGAATGAACATCTTGATGAGGGACCCATTATCACGCAAGATGTGATTCATATTAATCATAGCTATTCATGGCAGGATATGCAGCGCGCAGGGCGTGATATTGAAAAGATTGTGCTTGCTCGCGCACTCAATCTTGCTTTGGAGGATAGAATCTTTGTGCATGGCAATAAGACAATTATATTTTAA
- the sppA gene encoding signal peptide peptidase SppA: MDDLRNICRIFTAPLDFINKYFKALVFLFVVLFIVFSGDNGEEVNPPNLAKLYLTMPIYESEKFAAQIEHITKNDNIKGVLLIIDSPGGAVGASIEIADMVKALATKMPVIAYVQGSMASGSYYAGMYAHKIYANRGALLGSIGVIFSGINIEELMRKIGISEQGIKAGAYKEIGTMTRQWSAAERAFLEDLLQEQYTLFWQDVIQARQNLASKDYHDFAEGKVFSAKKALQLGLIDNVGSMEEAIVELKKQSGVENAVWLKKDKFEAYIDSILESASAKILSLAAPMLKASL, encoded by the coding sequence ATGGACGATTTGCGCAATATTTGCCGTATTTTCACTGCGCCGCTTGATTTTATTAATAAATATTTTAAGGCGTTGGTGTTTTTGTTTGTTGTGTTGTTTATTGTGTTTTCTGGCGATAATGGCGAGGAGGTAAATCCCCCAAATCTCGCCAAACTCTACCTCACTATGCCTATTTATGAAAGTGAAAAATTTGCCGCGCAAATAGAGCATATTACTAAAAATGATAATATTAAAGGTGTGCTGCTTATTATTGATTCGCCCGGTGGGGCAGTGGGAGCAAGTATTGAAATAGCTGATATGGTAAAAGCACTTGCTACAAAAATGCCAGTAATTGCCTATGTGCAAGGCTCAATGGCTAGTGGAAGTTACTACGCGGGTATGTATGCTCATAAGATTTATGCTAATCGTGGCGCACTTTTAGGCTCTATAGGCGTTATTTTTAGCGGCATAAACATAGAGGAGCTTATGAGAAAAATTGGCATTAGTGAGCAGGGTATTAAAGCAGGCGCGTATAAGGAAATAGGCACGATGACGCGTCAATGGAGCGCGGCGGAGAGGGCGTTTCTTGAGGATTTATTACAAGAGCAATACACGCTCTTTTGGCAAGATGTAATACAAGCAAGACAGAATCTAGCGAGCAAGGATTATCACGATTTTGCAGAAGGCAAGGTGTTTTCTGCCAAAAAGGCTTTGCAATTAGGACTTATTGACAATGTAGGCTCTATGGAGGAGGCTATTGTAGAGCTAAAAAAGCAAAGTGGCGTTGAAAATGCAGTGTGGCTTAAAAAAGACAAATTTGAAGCCTATATTGATAGTATTTTAGAATCTGCAAGCGCAAAGATTCTATCTCTTGCTGCACCTATGCTAAAAGCAAGCTTGTGA
- a CDS encoding RidA family protein gives MQSLSFVSTDNAPQAIGPYSQACIHNGLIYTSGQIALTPQGDFIQGDIVAQATQVLENIKAILESSGSSLRKVIKTSVFLSDMEHFNALNEVYAYYFDTHKPARSTVAVKTLPKNALVEIECIAAL, from the coding sequence ATGCAATCTCTTTCATTTGTTAGCACTGACAACGCTCCTCAAGCCATAGGACCATATTCGCAAGCCTGCATACACAATGGTTTAATCTACACTTCAGGGCAGATTGCCCTTACGCCGCAAGGTGATTTTATACAAGGTGATATTGTGGCTCAAGCTACGCAGGTGCTTGAAAATATTAAAGCCATTTTAGAATCTAGCGGCAGCAGTTTGCGCAAAGTGATTAAAACAAGCGTATTTTTGAGCGATATGGAGCATTTTAATGCCCTTAATGAAGTCTATGCATACTATTTTGACACGCACAAGCCTGCTAGAAGCACCGTTGCAGTCAAAACACTCCCCAAAAATGCGCTCGTAGAGATTGAGTGTATTGCCGCACTTTAA
- the trpA gene encoding tryptophan synthase subunit alpha, translated as MSIYTKPRLMGHIIAGYPNFEASMYAALGIAYAGASYLEVQFPFSDPNADGIVIEEACNQSIMQGFKVTQGFELLRALSTRLLHTQPKQQQTRLIIMTYANLIYHYGIENFIKEAKECGVWALIVPDLPIDCDEKLRIFAKKHKIRIISLIAPKAKPSRIKKIARISDELVYVVARSGTTGAKTHIDDTLFEWLKFVRKYCKKPIALGFGINSYEQVAALSGKVAIIVAGSYFVRFIAALAQDSIAPQDYMQKLKEHTQALMGGEATGVKGIEARLKSTKKSGI; from the coding sequence ATGAGCATATACACAAAGCCGCGTCTTATGGGACATATCATCGCTGGCTATCCAAACTTTGAGGCAAGTATGTATGCCGCACTTGGTATTGCGTATGCGGGAGCGAGCTATCTTGAAGTGCAGTTTCCATTTTCTGACCCAAATGCTGATGGAATAGTCATTGAGGAGGCTTGCAATCAAAGCATAATGCAAGGCTTTAAAGTTACTCAAGGCTTTGAGCTGCTGCGCGCGCTTTCTACGCGCCTTTTACACACGCAGCCTAAGCAGCAGCAAACACGACTTATCATTATGACTTATGCCAATCTTATTTATCATTATGGGATTGAAAATTTTATTAAAGAGGCTAAAGAATGCGGTGTATGGGCGCTTATAGTGCCTGATTTGCCCATAGATTGCGATGAAAAATTGCGCATTTTTGCCAAAAAACATAAAATACGCATTATCTCACTCATCGCGCCAAAGGCAAAGCCCTCGCGTATCAAAAAAATCGCGCGCATAAGTGATGAGCTTGTGTATGTAGTGGCGCGTTCAGGCACTACTGGAGCAAAGACGCATATTGATGACACACTTTTTGAGTGGCTAAAATTTGTCCGCAAATATTGCAAAAAGCCTATCGCGCTTGGCTTTGGGATAAATTCATATGAGCAGGTGGCTGCTTTATCGGGCAAGGTGGCTATTATTGTCGCAGGAAGCTATTTTGTGCGCTTTATTGCAGCATTAGCTCAAGATTCTATCGCTCCGCAAGATTATATGCAAAAGCTAAAAGAACATACCCAAGCCCTTATGGGTGGTGAAGCTACAGGGGTTAAAGGCATCGAGGCTAGATTAAAATCAACAAAAAAGAGCGGTATTTAA
- the trpB gene encoding tryptophan synthase subunit beta: protein MAKTMFIESKNGYFGETRGKGCAFGGQYVPEILLPALKELEKAYHGVFRSKVYKKELKLLLKHFVGRPTPLIYAKNASNILKNDIYLKFEGLANTGAHKINNALGQVLLAKYMGKKRVIAETGAGQHGLATAAACARLGLACEIFMGEIDVARQRPNVFNMELFGAKVHSVKNGSKTLKDAVNEALREWSKSSEDTFYVLGSALGPYPYPDIVRDLQSVISKELKKQTKAYFSGLPDIMIACVGGGSNAMGFFSHYLKNESVKLIGVEAGGVGSNVGENATRINNKNASEGIAQGYKSIFLQDEDGQLSHTHSISAGLDYAGIGPQLAHLHQIGRVEFCSATDREALEALSFFAKHEGIIPALESSHALAALIRICANLKGKKIIVNVSGRGDKDIFITAKALNPKEWKAFLEQEAACIKA, encoded by the coding sequence ATGGCAAAGACAATGTTTATAGAATCTAAAAATGGCTATTTTGGCGAGACAAGGGGAAAGGGCTGCGCCTTTGGCGGGCAGTATGTGCCAGAAATTTTACTCCCAGCACTAAAGGAGCTAGAAAAGGCATATCATGGCGTTTTTAGAAGTAAGGTCTATAAGAAGGAGTTAAAACTTTTACTAAAGCATTTTGTAGGACGCCCAACGCCTCTTATTTATGCAAAAAATGCCTCAAATATCCTAAAAAATGATATTTATCTCAAATTTGAGGGGCTAGCTAACACAGGTGCGCATAAAATCAATAATGCGCTAGGGCAAGTGCTTTTAGCCAAATATATGGGTAAAAAGCGCGTGATTGCTGAGACGGGTGCGGGGCAGCATGGGCTTGCTACTGCTGCAGCTTGTGCGCGTCTAGGCTTAGCGTGCGAAATTTTTATGGGAGAAATTGATGTAGCAAGGCAGCGTCCAAATGTCTTTAATATGGAGCTATTTGGCGCAAAAGTGCATAGCGTTAAAAATGGTAGCAAAACCTTAAAAGATGCTGTAAATGAGGCGTTAAGAGAATGGAGCAAGAGCAGTGAAGATACATTTTATGTGCTAGGAAGCGCGCTTGGTCCTTATCCATATCCTGATATTGTGCGGGATTTGCAAAGTGTAATTAGCAAAGAATTAAAAAAGCAAACAAAGGCGTATTTTAGTGGCTTGCCCGATATAATGATAGCCTGCGTTGGTGGTGGTAGCAATGCTATGGGATTTTTTAGCCATTATCTTAAAAATGAAAGTGTGAAGCTCATAGGCGTTGAAGCCGGCGGCGTGGGAAGTAATGTAGGAGAAAATGCTACGCGCATAAATAATAAAAACGCTAGTGAGGGCATTGCACAAGGCTATAAAAGCATTTTTTTGCAAGATGAAGATGGGCAATTAAGCCACACGCATTCTATTTCTGCAGGACTTGATTATGCTGGGATTGGACCTCAATTAGCGCATTTGCACCAAATAGGGCGCGTAGAATTCTGCTCTGCTACAGATAGAGAAGCACTAGAGGCGCTTAGTTTTTTTGCTAAACATGAGGGCATTATCCCCGCTTTAGAATCTAGCCACGCTTTAGCGGCACTTATACGCATTTGTGCGAATTTAAAGGGTAAAAAAATCATCGTAAATGTCTCTGGCAGGGGGGATAAAGATATTTTTATCACAGCCAAAGCCCTAAATCCAAAGGAATGGAAAGCATTTTTAGAGCAAGAAGCCGCTTGCATTAAGGCATAG